The following coding sequences lie in one Sorghum bicolor cultivar BTx623 chromosome 6, Sorghum_bicolor_NCBIv3, whole genome shotgun sequence genomic window:
- the LOC8073686 gene encoding mitotic spindle checkpoint protein MAD2, which produces MASRTASKDIITLRGSAAIVSEFFGYAANSILYNRAVYPEESFTKVKKYGLTMLLTQDEGVKDFIANLTSQLSKWLEAGKLQRIVLVIMSKATSEVLERWNFNIVTDAEVVEKGAIKEKSDKEIMREIQAIMRQITSCITYLPCLDEPCVFDVLAYTDTDVDAPGTWVESDAKLIDNPQMVKLHSFDTKIHKVDTLVSYKKDEWDEE; this is translated from the exons ATGGCGTCGCGGACGGCGTCCAAGGATATCATCACGCTGCGAGGCTCCGCCGCCATCGTCAGCGAGTTCTTCG GATACGCGGCGAATAG CATCCTCTACAACCGCGCGGTGTATCCTGAGGAGAGCTTCACCAAGGTGAAGAAGTATGGGCTCACCATGCTGCTCACGCAGGACGAGGGGGTGAAGGACTTCATCGCCAACCTCACCTCCCAGCTCTCAA AGTGGCTGGAGGCCGGGAAGCTGCAGCGGATTGTGCTGGTGATAATGAGCAAGGCCACCAGCGAGGTTCTCGAGCGATGGAACTTCAATATCGTCACTGACGCCGAGGTCGTCGAGAAGGG GGCTATCAAGGAGAAGAGCGACAAGGAGATCATGAGGGAGATTCAGGCCATCATGCGCCAGATCACCTCCTGCATCACCTACCTCCCCTGCCTCGACGAGCCAT GCGTGTTCGACGTGCTGGCCTACACGGACACCGACGTCGACGCTCCGGGCACCTGGGTCGAGAGCGACGCCAAGCTCATCGACAACCCGCAGATGGTTAAGCTCCACTCGTTCGACACCAAG
- the LOC8060169 gene encoding ATP-dependent DNA helicase Q-like 5 — protein sequence MYSHLPAGDSDSEGSLISDVSASPTRVRSPPPRPPPEPRPNPKHTAAVKPKPKPRAPKSKAKPKPAASACTAAASPPPLPSAALSDPHGLVSRIAAAPALVAATSTVSSSSFRRLVQSRNPSFDPAVAFSAPTPAPTPAPTEIATAAAAQCPAPDAPPQTRPKRVHPNSVSEVAPAAAEAEQPKRPRGGAEGNFVRLNINGYGRRRTFKNAQARRPTKYRSWRRQRHGGAKPQSCGDEEGDLVAEALIEREKKGAVGDNGVLEAVEAAREDPSEQNLESLLRVVYGYNSFRVGQLEAIQKVVAGESTMLVLPTGAGKSLCYQVPAMILPGLTLVVSPLLSLMVDQLRKLPAFLPGGLLASNQTSDEFHETLQRLRGGEIKVLFVSPERFLNEEFLLIFRDGLPISLVAIDEAHCISEWSHNFRPSYLRLRASLLRRKLNVQCILAMTATATTQTLEEIVTALEIPSDNLIKTSQIRDNLQLSISTSNNRLKDLLLLLKSSPFVDMKSIIVYCKFQGETDYVSKYLCDNNITAKSYHSGLAMKNRSRVQELFCSNKIRVVVATVAFGMGLDKSDVEGVIHYSLPESLEEYIQETGRAGRDGRLSYCHLLLDSTTFYKSRSLSHSDGVDEYAMSKFLCQVFSCDNSVGHICSLVKESTSRKFDIKEEVLLTVLTQLEIGGQQYLRLLPQFSVTCTLYFHKTSPQLLADKDVLVRSVLNKSETKGGNFVFDMTKVANDLSITVNEVFDHLQQLKFSGEISFELKDPACIYVILKKPDDLNALSANITKWLSEVENSKISKLDAMFDLANFAVKGCQRIDGCSGSQHTSCIQKKIIQYFSKNYSTSDNNCTQPHKSSPFLQADIKVFLQSNSFAKFTPRAVARIMHGISSPAFPSATWSKNHFWGRYVEVDFPVVMEAAKAELVKFVGKGE from the exons ATGTACTCCCACCTCCCCGCCggggactccgactccgaggggTCCCTGATCTCCGATGTCTCCGCCTCCCCGACCCGCGTCCGCTCGCCCCCGCCCCGGCCGCCGCCCGAACCCCGTCCCAACCCCAAGCACACCGCCGCCGTGAAACCCAAGCCCAAGCCCAGAGCGCCCAAGTCCAAGGCGAAGCCCAAGCCTGCAGCATCCGCCTGCACCGCCGCCGCTTCGccgcctcccctcccctccgccGCGCTCTCCGACCCGCACGGTCTCGTCTCGCGCATCGCCGCTGCTCCCGCGCTTGTCGCCGCCACCAGCACCgtctcttcctcctccttccgCCGTCTCGTCCAGTCGCGCAACCCCTCCTTCGATCCAGCTGTCGCCTTCAGcgccccgacccccgcgcccaCTCCGGCGCCCACCGAGATAGCAACCGCAGCGGCAGCGCAGTGCCCTGCGCCGGACGCCCCGCCGCAGACGAGGCCCAAGCGGGTGCATCCCAATTCGGTGTCGGAGGTGGCacccgcggcggcggaggcggagcaaCCGAAGCGGCCGAGAGGGGGCGCCGAAGGAAACTTTGTGCGgctcaacatcaatggctacggTCGGAGGAGGACGTTCAAGAACGCCCAGGCTAGGCGGCCGACGAAATACCGCTCCTGGCGGCGGCAGCGACATGGCGGAGCGAAACCTCAAAGCTGCGGCGACGAGGAAGGGGATCTTGTGGCTGAAGCTCTGATAGAGCGGGAGAAGAAGGGGGCAGTAGGTGACAATGGTGTCCTCGAGGCCGTCGAAGCAGCAAGAGAGGACCCATCTGAGCAGAATCTCGAGAGCTTGCTCAGAGTTGTCTATGGGTACAACTCTTTCCGTGTGGGGCAGCTTGAGGCAATCCAGAAGGTTGTTGCAGGAGAGTCAACTATGCTTGTGCTCCCTACTGGTGCGGGCAAGTCACTATGCTATCAG GTGCCTGCTATGATTTTGCCTGGACTAACACTGGTGGTAAGCCCCCTGCTCTCCTTAATGGTGGATCAACTGAGGAAGCTACCTGCATTTTTGCCAGGTGGCCTTCTTGCAAGCAATCAG ACAAGCGATGAGTTTCATGAGACATTACAAAGGTTGCGTGGAGGGGAAATAAAG GTGCTTTTTGTTTCCCCTGAAAGATTCTTGAATGAAGAATTTCTGCTAATATTTAGGGATGGGCTACCAATATCTCTAGTTGCTATTGATGAAGCTCACTGCATTTCTGAATG GTCTCATAATTTTAGACCTTCGTATCTAAGGCTCCGGGCATCACTACTTCGAAGAAAACTtaatgttcaatgtattcttgcAATGACTGCAACTGCGACAACTCAAACCTTGGAGGAGATAGTGACTGCCTTAGAAATACCATCTGATAACCTCATTAAAACATCTCAAATAAGGGACAATCTGCAGCTGTCTATCAGCACGAGCAATAACAG ACTGAAGGATCTATTGCTGTTGTTGAAGTCTTCACCTTTTGTTGACATGAAAAGTATAATTGTCTATTGCAAGTTTCAG GGAGAAACTGACTATGTTTCAAAGTACTTATGTGACAACAACATTACTGCTAAG AGCTACCACAGTGGACTTGCTATGAAGAATAGGAGCCGTGTACAGGAGCTTTTCTGCTCTAACAAAATAAGAGTG GTTGTTGCAACAGTGGCATTTGGAATGGGTCTTGATAAGAGTGACGTTGAAGGG GTGATTCACTATAGCTTGCCAGAAAGCTTAGAAGAATACATACAG GAAACTGGGCGTGCTGGGAGGGATGGGCGATTGTCATATTGTCATCTACTTCTTGATTCAACAACATTCTATAAGAGCCGTAGTCTTTCGCACAG TGATGGTGTTGACGAATATGCTATGAGCAAATTTCTTTGCCAGGTATTTTCATGTGACAATTCAGTGGGGCACATTTGCTCCTTGGTTAAAGAGTCGACTTCACGCAAGTTTGATATAAAAGAGGAG GTGCTCTTGACTGTCCTAACACAGCTAGAAATCGGTGGTCAGCAATATCTCCGTTTACTTCCTCAGTTCAGTGTAACCTGCACACTGTATTTTCATAAG ACGTCACCACAGTTGCTTGCAGACAAAGATGTACTAGTTAGATCAGTTCTGAATAA GTCAGAGACTAAGGGTGGAAATTTTGTCTTCGACATGACAAAGGTAGCTAATGATCTGAGCATCACAGTGAATGAAGTATTTGATCATTTGCAACAGCTAAAG TTCTCTGGAGAAATTTCATTTGAATTAAAAGATCCAGCCTGTATTTACGTGATCTTAAAGAAGCCAGATGACTTGAACGCACTATCAGCAAATATCACAAAATGGCTTTCTGAAGTAGAAAATTCAAAG ATCAGTAAACTGGATGCTATGTTTGATCTAGCAAACTTTGCTGTCAAGGGGTGCCAAAGGATTGATGGTTGTTCTGGCTCCCAGCACACTTCGTGCATTCAAAAGAAGATCATACAGTACTTCAGTAAGAACTACTCCACCTCAGACAACAACTGTACTCAGCCACACAAGAGCAG CCCGTTCTTGCAAGCTGATATAAAG GTGTTCCTTCAAAGCAATTCATTTGCGAAATTCACGCCAAGGGCTGTTGCTAGGATTATGCATGGCATATCAAGCCCAGCTTTTCCATCTGCCACCTGGTCCAAGAACCACTTCTG GGGGCGCTATGTGGAGGTTGATTTCCCCGTGGTCATGGAAGCTGCCAAAGCCGAACTAGTCAAATTTGTGGGAAAAGGAGAGTAA
- the LOC8073687 gene encoding nuclear pore complex protein NUP98A, producing MFGSTNPFGQSSTSPFGQTSFGTPQGFGQSSTAANNPFAPKPFGSPTTTFGAQTGSSLFATTSTGAFGQQQSTPAFGTTSTGAFGQQQSPPTFGTPASSPFGSSTPAFGASPTPAFGASPTPAFGATSSGSLFGQKPSFGGFGSSPSQSSPFGSTFQQTQPTFGSSTFGASTTPAFGTTTTPTFGTTTTPAFGTTTTPAFGTTTPAFGTTTTPAFGATTTPAFGSASTSLFGASSTPTFGSTAFGTSATGFGTSGTTTFGVSSTTPGFGSSSTPSFGTSTSAFSFGSSPSFGQTAVSSGSTPFGATPSPFGAAAPAFGSQTAAPAFGQPQFANQAGGTRIKPYAQTPDVDSATSGTQPAAKLDSISAMPEYKDKSHEELRWEDYQRGDKGGPNPSGTPAAAPSFPSSQQNAFAPTSNPFNPPATNPNNPFAPKPSPTITSFSSSSPFTSSSSTTMFGQTGVSTFPANNSPSLFGNTNPAPATSSLFGTSMTNNLSSFGTGSSLSNTQSAPAPLFSSAFAQPISSTPAFSSGSLFGSTNPGNLFSSSGPSLFQTSTFQPSAPAQTSNIFSFQPPPTQPAPSTGGFPGFSNTTNQALMGQPTPSQSSMVMQPAPVSNPFGTLPAMPQMSIGNGGSSPSVQYGISSLPVAEKPLQSRALSMAVPRHLSQRRIKLLPRKYNPISDGKVPFFAEDEESPATPKADAFFIPRENPRNLVIRPIEQWPSRRETDRQLTLKNATYLNKYEDASTESERGKSAMSPSSRPPAVENNNQHEARAMAQHENGNVTSVERLLPKLPRADYFTEPSIEEIAAKERAQAGYCGQVRDFVVGRHGYGSIKFFGETDVRCLDLESIVEFNNREVIVYKDDSKKPPVGEGLNKAAEVTLLNIKCVNKKTGEQYCEGARVERYREMLVKKAEEQGAEFVSFDAAKGEWKFRVKHFSAYGLW from the exons ATGTTCGGCTCCACCAACC CATTCGGGCAGTCGTCCACCAGCCCATTTGGCCAGACCTCATTTGGAACTCCGCAGGGATTCGGCCAGTCTTCCACTGCTGCCAACAATCCCTTTGCCCCAAAACCATTTGGCAGCCCAACGACAACTTTTGGGGCACAGACTGGAAGCTCGCTCTTTGCAACTACATCCACTGGTGCCTTTGGTCAGCAGCAATCCACTCCCGCATTCGGCACAACATCCACTGGTGCCTTTGGCCAGCAGCAGTCCCCTCCCACATTTGGCACCCCAGCCTCCTCTCCGTTTGGGAGCTCCACACCAGCTTTTGGTGCATCCCCCACTCCTGCCTTTGGTGCATCCCCCACTCCTGCCTTTGGTGCCACATCCTCTG GATCTTTGTTTGGACAGAAGCCAAGTTTTGGGGGGTTTGGATCATCTCCTAGCCAGTCAAGTCCTTTTGGTAGCACATTCCAGCAAACACAACCAACATTTGGCAGCAGCACTTTTGGTGCATCAACTACACCGGCATTTGGTACCACGACTACACCGACATTTGGTACCACGACTACACCGGCATTTGGTACCACAACTACGCCGGCATTTGGTACAACTACACCAGCCTTTGGCACCACAACTACACCGGCCTTCGGTGCCACGACTACCCCAGCATTTGGTTCAGCATCAACATCTTTATTCGGTGCTTCTAGCACCCCAACGTTTGGTTCTACAGCCTTTGGTACATCTGCTACTGGTTTTGGAACTTCAGGGACCACAACATTTGGTGTGAGTAGCACTACTCCGGGTTTTGGATCTTCAAGCACACCTTCATTTGGCACATCAACTAGTGCCTTCAGTTTTGGCTCTTCACCATCTTTTGGACAAACAGCAGTTTCCTCTGGTAGCACTCCCTTTGGAGCAACTCCGTCACCTTTTGGTGCAGCAGCTCCTGCATTTG GGTCACAGACAGCAGCGCCAGCTTTTGGGCAACCACAATTTGCTAATCAAGCTGGAGGAACCAGAATAAAACCTTATGCTCAAACACCAGATGTTGATAGTGCTACTAGTGGTACTCAGCCTGCTGCAAAACTTGATTCCATATCAGCGATGCCTGAATACAAAGACAAGAGTCATGAAGAATTGAGGTGGGAAGACTATCAGCGTGGAGACAAGG GTGGACCAAACCCTTCTGGAACTCCAGCAGCGGCACCTAGCTTTCCATCATCACAACAGAACGCTTTTGCTCCGACAAGCAATCCATTTAACCCGCCTGCCACAAACCCAAACAATCCATTTGCTCCTAAGCCTTCTCCAACTATTACTTCATTCAGCAGTTCAAGCCCATTCACATCATCCTCTAGTACAACAATGTTTGGGCAAACGGGTGTTTCTACATTTCCAGCTAATAATTCGCCATCATTATTTGGAAATACCAATCCTGCTCCTGCTACATCGTCATTATTTGGCACATCAATGACGAATAATCTAAGTTCATTCGGCACTGGCTCATCATTGTCTAACACTCAATCAGCCCCAGCCCCACTATTTTCCTCAGCATTTGCTCAACCGATATCAAGTACACCAGCTTTCTCCTCTGGGAGCCTATTTGGCTCAACTAATCCTGGCAATCTGTTTAGCAGTAGCGGTCCTTCACTTTTTCAAACA TCAACATTTCAACCATCAGCCCCTGCTCAAACTTCGAACATATTCTCCTTCCAACCTCCTCCGACTCAACCAG CACCTTCTACAGGTGGATTCCCTGGTTTTTCCAACACTACGAATCAGGCCTTGATGGGACAGCC AACTCCTAGCCAATCCAGTATGGTCATGCAGCCTGCTCCTGTTTCAAATCCATTTGGGACGCTTCCAGCAATGCCTCAGATGTCCATTGGGAATGGTGGATCTTCACCATCAGTTCAATATGGGATATCAAGTTTGCCG GTTGCTGAGAAGCCTCTTCAAAGTAGAGCATTGTCCATGGCGGTTCCTAGGCATTTGTCACAGAGAAGGATAAAACTGCTGCCGAGAAAATATAATCCAATATCTGATGGCAAG GTTCCATTCTTTGCTGAGGATGAAGAATCTCCAGCAACACCGAAGGCGGATGCTTTTTTCATCCCTAGAGAGAACCCAAGGAATCTGGTAATTCGTCCAATTGAGCAGTGGCCTTCACGGAGAGAAACGGACCGGCAATTGACTTTGAAGAATGCCACTTATTTGAACAAATATGAGG ATGCTTCCACTGAAAGTGAGCGTGGTAAGTCTGCCATGTCACCAAGCAGCAGGCCTCCTGCAGTGGAaaacaacaatcagcatgaggccAGGGCCATGGCTCAGCATGAGAATGGGAATGTTACTTCAGTCGAGAGGCTATTGCCTAAGCTTCCACGTGCAGATTACTTCACAGAGCCTAGTATAGAGGAGATTGCGGCCAAAGAACGTGCACAGGCAGGTTACTGTGGTCAGGTGAGGGACTTTGTTGTGGGGCGACATGGCTACGGCAGCATCAAGTTTTTTGGGGAGACTGACGTGAGGTGCCTAGATCTAGAGTCAATCGTGGAGTTCAACAACCGGGAGGTGATTGTGTACAAGGACGACAGCAAGAAGCCCCCGGTGGGTGAGGGGCTGAACAAAGCTGCAGAGGTGACTCTTCTGAACATCAAGTGTGTGAACAAGAAGACTGGGGAGCAGTACTGCGAGGGGGCAAGGGTGGAGAGGTACAGGGAGATGCTGGTGAAGAAGGCCGAGGAGCAGGGTGCAGAGTTTGTGTCCTTCGACGCTGCCAAGGGAGAGTGGAAGTTCAGGGTGAAGCACTTCAGTGCCTATgggctttggtga